In the genome of Fundulus heteroclitus isolate FHET01 unplaced genomic scaffold, MU-UCD_Fhet_4.1 scaffold_173, whole genome shotgun sequence, the window TTAATCATGCTGATTGCTGACAAATGTTTCCATTGAGGCTTGTCAAGCCCATTTTTTGTAACTTTGTTCTTTGTACTTTCTTTTGGGCACACTAATGGGAGGGGGTGGGAGGGGTCGCTAATCGACATTTGATCAGTTTCCTTATGATGTGCCTTTTGAGCACATCAACAGGGTGACTGTTACGGATTATGAGATAACAGAGGTGTGGGCAGCAAAGAACAGTGCAGGAATTTTAAGATGAGAGTTAAGAAATCATGAACAggaatatctggatgtgaaaatGTTAGAAGGAAGTTTTGAATGAATGACACATGAATAAGGAACTTGATAAGAACACTTATTGcgctttttgtttctgttttagaacAGCAAACTGCGCCTTGTGTTTTAAAGGAGAAACATTCTGAAGAAGCAGATTGTTAAGGTTAAATGAAAGGTGAGCTCCTGATTGTCCAAGCAAGATCCAAACACACATTGCCACCCAGTCAAATCATCCCCtacaaacagaagaagaaaactgaaGAAGCTCTGGAAGAAGCAGTTTTTACCATGTCTTAGACAGGATGTAATTTTCTGCTGATGAAAGGCCCTGTATCTCCCCCTACTGGTAGTCTTGAATTTTTAAGGTATGGCAGTGATGGATGTTTATCCATGGAAATGGTGAGCAgaggaccaagtaggaggttCTTTAGAGAGGGAAAGAGTAGATGGATTTAACCTTGTAAGTGATGAGGCTTAGCTTACCTAGTCGAATGTAAAACTAAATTGTTGAGTGAAACTATTTTCTGTAAATGAGTGGTGTTCTTGTACATGGTCAATAACAGTGAAAGTGAAAGTCAAATACCCCAAACTATAAAAAGCCTTCCACTTTTTGTTTGATCAGCAGTACAGCCATCCTCTTTGCTGCAGCACATCTTCTCTTTACCTTTTTTCCTTTGTTATTATcagtcaaaaagaaaaagttgcaGTAAATGGTTGAAGAACAAGTTTAGGTGCTTACTGAGTActgaaaatttatttttgtcaattttagttatttatttgctttatttcatttcattaagTCATAACTGTTTAGTTGTTATATGTGAGAACaatttaaagaggaaaacaaaggaaCTTGATCTTTTGCTTCTCACTCTGTATTTTACATTACACATTCTGTCACAGCCATGGGATCAGAGCAGTCTTCATGTCCAGGTAAGTAAAATGCTTTGTTGTTTTGACTGAGATAGATGCATAGATTTGTGAACTGCAACATTTCAATATATGTACAAACTGGTGCAGATTTTCAAGAAATTAGATTTTCCCatttataaaatttattttgaacatatttttaaaactacaaCTCGAAATCAGGTTACATTAATATCATGATGAATGAACACTAGAATCTAATTGTTAGTATATGTCTGAAAAGTACAATAATGGAAACCGGATTTGCtttctaattattttaatttttactcaAACTATTCCTTCTGTCTTTCTGTGTATAGCTCCTCAATACATACCAAGTAAGTAATAATTGTTTCCATGTTATcaattctaatgtttttgtctcCACACTTTAGAATTGAACATGATTTATGTACCACAACTGTCTCAATGTACTATAGATTTGAGAATTTTTGTTTGTAGTTCTCTAACTTTAATATAGTATAAAAAGGTACTACATTTTAATATTCTGTTGACCTAAGTTATGTATCTTTGCCTGTGTTTAGCTCCACAACCTTCTCCACGTAATGAATACTAGAATCTAATTGTTAGTTTATATCTGAAAAGTACAATAGAAGCCAGATTTGCCttctaattattaaaatttttactCAAACTATTCCTTCTGTCTTGCTGTGTATAGCTCCTCTTCCCAGACCAGGTAAGTaatatttcttccatgttgttaattctaatgtttttctctccacactTTAGAATTTAACATGATTTATGTACCGCAACTGTCTCAATGTACTATAGATTTGAGAACATTCGTGTTTGTAGTTCTCTAactttaatataatataaaaaggTACTACATTTTAATATTCTGTTGACCTAAGTTATGTATCTGCCTTTGTTTAGCCCCACCACCCTCTCCACGTAAGTACAACATAATTTCTGCTTTCACACCAAAAAGTGGTTTTCTTGCTTTAAAAGGGGATTGAATTGTTTTAACTACTAATTCATTGATTTATATTGCTCATGTATTTACCagaattttacaaagaaaattagTTCTGCTGTTGTAATACACAGgcatgtttttttaagacattGCAATGAATTATCCTTTACAGTTTTGGAAAGTCCATGGAGAAAAATAACTTGGGGGTGAGTAAAATGTGCATTGTTAGCATCTATATGTTGACAGTGAATTTTTTGCTGGGTGCATTATCAGCcattaaaaactattttcagtATTTGTGCATGCGCAAGTCATATGCGTTTGAAACTTTTGGCTACCGAGCAAACCCCACTGTCGCTGTAATTCGTATGGTGTGCAGGTAGCAGACGTGAACATAATGCTTGCAGGTGTtggttttaaagctttaaaggtCTTATTATATATGCCGTACAATACCAGGTGCACTTTGTGTCATGTTCAATTGTTCTAATAGCGGTGGccgaaaaaacacaaatgcaagGCTCCCCCAAGTTCACCCAAAGACGGAGAAAAGAAATGCTGTAGTAAACCTCCGTTAACTCTTTACAATTTCCGGACAGAAAAAAGTGATCCTGGCAAAGATGGATTAAAACTGCAAAgtttttttgcacacatttattGTGTCTAATCTTCATCTTTGTGCATGTAATCTAATCTTGAAACCTGTCTAATCTTGAAGTGGCAGGCTCAGGGCGACTGCCCTGTAGGCAATGGTGGACGGAGGAAAAGAGTAGAGAGACAGAACATGGAATCAGCCTGACAGAAATTTTATTATCAccttcactttttaaataattcaaatgtcTCCAGGAATAACACATAAAAGTTGATAAATATATAAGATGGACACTCAGTGTCTAAATTAGCAGCACCATACGCCGTCTTATCACTTCACTCACGTTAATGTGGCCAAAACAACACTTCACTCAGGGTAATTGGGTATTGTTGGCATTGTTGGGAGTAACAAATTACAAAAGTAGCGGATTGCAGATATATAATAGGTGGTACAGTAATACATTACATTGCTTTAAAAACTGTGACAATATATTCTTCTTTATCATCATCAAGCACTTAATTAAGCTTGACTTTAGTCTCCCAGTTAAAGACAGTATTCCTGTCGAGAAGAGAGATGGTGTCATTTGACTGTCCGAGTCTTGAAAAGAATCGGAGTTCTCTTCATTGCTTTCTGCCATTTTTTGGTTGAAAATAGGAACTTACCCATAATACACAACGCAACCCAAAATCTGCAACTCACTTATTACCCTTATCTCTTGGAAGCAATTGACATTAGGTATGCATGAAAGCTCTCAAATATCACTAATTGACCCATTGTGAAACATACCCCAGGTTTACTTGCCAAAGtccagggaaagaaaaaaagttaaaatgatacCGTAGCCCTGGTTTTATAGCTTTATGTGTCCTTTGTGTTTTGGAGAGCTACAACAAGGCAGCCTATTGCAGCTGTATTTAATCTGTGAATAAGGCTGAACCAAACAATACTGGAAACACAtctttatttttccacatttgacACGACTTGATTGACAAATAGTGGCAAGACAAGCCTTCAACCAGTGACAAACATTTAACcgtttaataaatacatttacaatttaattaataatcaaaATACTTTTAGCCATACATGTTATCACTATTCAGAAAAGTTGGAATTCAGGGTCTTGCCAAAGACACCAGATGGCTATTGAGGTACTGGCACCTCTGTTTATCATGGAAAAAGCCATTTTCTGAACTTACTAActttattttcccattttaacAGAGACAATGGGGAAGCTCTTCAGTATATAAAGGAGTTCCAGCCTCTAAATGAAGAGGTAAAACATATAAGAGTTTTGCTCTACGGATCAGTTGGTGCGGGAAAGTCCAGCTTCATAACCTCGATCAACAATGTCATCCAAAAGAGAATGACCCATCAAGCTTTGGCCAGTGTCAAAACCGCTGATCAAAGTTTCACCAAGAAGGTCAATATAacttgtttggttttaattcCTTATTCATATCTTTAGGGTTCcttactgtttttttaatctacacGTTGGTTGGGTGTATTGTTAGCCAATACTTTatgttataataaataaatgtaataacaCATTCACCTACTACACTGTATGCTTGTGTCTAGTCCCAGTCATACATGTTTGGATGGATCTCTGCCACAACACTCCTTGTTCAAATAATTTTGGTACATTCCATCCCCCGTGTGACTTGAAGTGCTGCAGAAGCCTTCTATTTGCCTATTTAATTTGGtgaaatagagggctacagggATACACCCAAAAAGTGAAGGACAGGGtttgaaatgaaattaaaagaTTTTCAAACTTACATTTGTCCTCAACGATTTGGATTTGAATTGTCTTCTGTCATAATTGGTCTTTTCCAATCTCATAAAAACTCCCAGTAACATGGGGGGAAATATACAACCACCTTCACTGGTTACATGTTTGTTATAAACTAATTCACCAAGATTGGAGTAGCACGTTTTTCAGAATTTAATGAAAcaattatgtttaaaatttaaaaaaatcatgtgtttgtgttgttgAGTAGTGTCCATGTTTTTTAGGCAACAGCAAACTAATGGGTCCAAAAATGCCACCTatttaaactaagaataaaacAGGTTTGATATTGCAGGGGTGAGCAGTGCAGTGTAACCCTAAAAAAACTGTACAGTGGATGATAGCTAAAACCTATACCAAAAGTGAAACTGCACGTTAGAATGGTTAAAAAGTCCACCAACAAAAGTAAAACGTCCAGTGATCTCAGCAGTCAGAGGATAGTAAGGATAAGCCGGTCCCACTCGGCATCCTTCTGCAGTCCACCTTGAAGCTATTAATCCTGTGGTTGAGCCGGTGGGGCCAGCATCTCCCCCGAGCCTTTTCTCCATCCTGCTCTCATCCCTGGCTCAGTTGTGTCCACCTCCATCCAGCCAACATGCATGGCAACATAAGTGACAGGTCCCGGGTCAGGTGAGCCTCACCATGTCCCCACTACGGCCTTGCTGCGGCCTCGACACTCCTGGTCCTGGGGTTCACTTTCGCCTTCCCCCAGTCTGGATCTGCCGTGCACCCATCGCTGCTCTTTCTAGTCGTGGTGCTGGTTCCCTGATAATTCCTCTGCTGGTTCTTCGCAATTAAGTCTTGGCTGCCAGTGACTAATTACACAGGTGTATCCCACCATGAGTAATTGGACACAGGAAGAAAAGGGGCGCCGGCAGCTCCTCGACCACGCTCTTCGCCTTTCTGTCTCTATCTCCCATGTCAGTAGGTGTGGCCGCCCCTTTTCTTCCTGTGTCCAATTACTCATGGTGGGATACACCTGTGTAATTAGTCACTGGCTATAGGGAGGGAGTAGGAACCGGTGTTTCCTCTAAAAAGCAAGCACAAAAAATATACAACAACCGTGCAACAAACCAAAGCTGAAACCAaaacatgcacataaaaaacCACCTACATATTTTCAAGCAAGTTTGCAGCAACTCcaactgtttaaaatatattttagcagCTATATGTCTGCTTATCATATAAATATCTTTTTTCTAACCTTATGTTTCTCTCAGTATGAAACCTTTACAATACAGAAAGAAGTCAGAGGAACCTTTTATCCCTTTGTGTTCAACGATGTCATGGGTCTTGAGGAGGGAGTTGCAAGAGGAGTCAGAGCAGATGACCTCAAACTGGCCTTAATGGGACATGTGAAGGAGGGTTATTCGGTACAAGTAGTaatatgtttacatttaaaataatctttaacTGCAATGTATGTTCTTGGCTTGGATTTTAAAGTTGTAATTACCTTGCCTATTATATTTTCATACTAATATTACTTAATATACGATTTTTCCCTCAGTTCAATCCTTCATCTTGCCTTTCTGCTGATGATCTTTACTACAACTCTACCCCAACCATCAATGACAGGGTCCATGTTTTGGTTTGCATTGATGATGCTAATTCACCACAGATGAAGCCCtctgttttacaaaaaatgaaggaaattagagaagcagccagtAATCTgggtaagaaacaaaaataaacaataaaactgatGTTCCGAAAAGTAATATAGCTGTAAAGTAAAagttttttacatgtttttttaattttcatgtcaTAAAACTTCTTAAATTTGTTCCTTCACAGTTTATCTGAGAAGCCTTAATTTGATGTACTTGTGAAAACCCCTTAAGCCCAcccataccgataccagtacGAACAGAGCCATGCCCATTCTATCACACTTTAAAATTAggtcagaaatgttttaaaaacattaaagcctcTTCCTTGGAAGTATTTATGGGGGGACAGCTGAACAAGTCCCTAACTGGTTTAACAAATACCTTTGGTTTTTCAGAACCTTAATATACAAGATGCCATTTAGCTGTCCATCCAGCATGGGCATAACGGACGGGAGTATGGGTGGAAtgtccccctccctcccccgtCCGCCCACTTTTTTCAGCCACTACAACTGTTTAATTcattatttacatgtttttctgAGCCGTCTCTAAAAAACGCAGCATAAGTGAATTCTCAACACTGCTGATGCTGTGGATGACAGATGGGAAATGCGGCTTTGAGCAGTCTTtcagaaatatgatccctcttgatgattttcatcagaaacaCATGTATTGCTAATAAAATTTCAATACAAAATGACACACTCAAAGCAAACCTCTGTTTCCACAGGTATTCCTCAGTTGGCGATTCTCACTCACATTGATGAAGCCTGTGGTGAAACGGAAAGAAATATCAGAAACGTCTACAAgagcaaacatttaaagaaaaaggtGAGTTGTAGAAAGGTTAATTCCagacaagagaaaaaaacaaacatctgattCAGAATCCAATGCTTTTTCTAAAATATAGATGGGTGACTTAAGTTCCAACCTGGGGATTCCAATGAACTGCATTCTCCCTGTGAAGAACTACAGTAAAGAGATTGGGGTGAACCGGGATGTTGACACTCTAATCCTGAGTGCACTGAGACTAATGATTGACTTCGGAGACGACTACACTGCAAAATTGTAAAGCCATAGAACAGTGTGTTTAGATATACATAGAAATCACAGCAGCATGATTAGTCATtcatattattaaaattaagGTGACATACCGGTAGCAAATGTACCCCATATATGGAGGTTATTAGCCCTTGATACAGCCACGTGTGATTTGTAAAGCTGGATTTGATTTCCGACATTTGCAGCATGCCATCCATGTATATATCTCTGCCTGTTACCTCTCTGTCTGTTTATATCTCTCTGTTTATGTTGAATAAAAGCTACAAGTGCCATAAAAAATGATGTATAAGGTAAAATGGTAATTGAATACTagaaggggaaaaaatcatATTGGAACTATAATGTTGGAAAATCAGAAATGTGTTGGTATGGGCAGTGCAGGTGCTTGTTGACTATACAGGAAATAAATCTCTCTTTCACTTTATGTATGGCAAGCCATGGTGTCAAGAATACAAATTTGTACTAGTTAGAACACATGAATAAATGTTCTAATGACTTGCTGCAGTTATGAGAACAGAAAATCTTGTACCTGTGGTTATATGTTAACTCACCcaaaagataattaaaaactaaaagcaaagtTAGAAtaccattttaaaaatacaaatttaaagtggtcatgaatgaaaatatttaaaccgTTTTAAGCATTTTCTACAGTCTGGTTGATATTAAGGGTGGGCCATAAGAACTTGCACTCAAGTTTACCTCCCCAAATTGTTTAGTTCAAACTACAAAACTTCAAACAAAGTTTGTTCTAAATTTGtgaagagaaactgaaaaataaatcaacatactttcttttcaaactaCTCATACTTATGGTAAATAACCcgcactttaaaaacacattattaatACCTGAGGCCAAAAGCACATAAGATTacattcagttattcacccattcacttACAAATTCACATCCTGGTGGTGCTGAACTACAGTGTGGCCACAACTGtactggggcagactgacagaagtgaggctaCTGTACAATTAGACCCACAGGGCCTTCTGACCACCAGCAGAAGGCAAGGCAGATGAAATGTTTTGccaaaagacacatttttaaattctttggttacactttatttgaagggtgcacataagactgacattacactgtcataaacctgacataacacctgttataaacataaatgactctttatgaatgtttaggactgttgtcattaattgtcattcggtaaattaggacacatttaaagcaaagttgacattgtttaaaatgtctttgttatgacaacctgacattaacagagacaaggtttagtttaggtcttgatttgggattaggttaaatttagtgcttgatttgggattaggttaaatttagggcttgatttgggattaggttaggGCCA includes:
- the LOC110368144 gene encoding interferon-induced protein 44 produces the protein MSRHCNELSFTVLESPWRKITWGDNGEALQYIKEFQPLNEEVKHIRVLLYGSVGAGKSSFITSINNVIQKRMTHQALASVKTADQSFTKKYETFTIQKEVRGTFYPFVFNDVMGLEEGVARGVRADDLKLALMGHVKEGYSFNPSSCLSADDLYYNSTPTINDRVHVLVCIDDANSPQMKPSVLQKMKEIREAASNLGIPQLAILTHIDEACGETERNIRNVYKSKHLKKKMGDLSSNLGIPMNCILPVKNYSKEIGVNRDVDTLILSALRLMIDFGDDYTAKL